In the Bacillus shivajii genome, one interval contains:
- a CDS encoding sulfurtransferase TusA family protein, with protein sequence MSIKVDHVLDAKGLACPMPIVKTKKKVDELEPGQVLEIQATDQGSLADMQGWAKNTGHQYLGSKEDGDVLIHYIRKADPSEAKEETTYPHVINNDELEAKLKSGDDIKVIDVREPAEYAFARIPKAQSMPLGELDSRIKELNEDDDIYVVCRTGNRSNMAAQLLEERGFKNVTNVKPGMSEWQGETESD encoded by the coding sequence ATGAGTATTAAAGTAGATCATGTATTAGATGCAAAAGGGTTAGCATGCCCAATGCCAATTGTTAAGACAAAGAAAAAGGTTGATGAATTAGAACCAGGGCAAGTGTTAGAAATTCAAGCAACCGATCAAGGTTCACTAGCTGATATGCAAGGTTGGGCGAAAAACACAGGCCACCAGTATTTAGGATCTAAAGAAGATGGAGATGTACTCATTCATTACATTCGTAAAGCAGACCCTAGTGAAGCAAAAGAAGAAACGACGTATCCACACGTCATAAATAATGATGAGCTTGAAGCAAAGTTGAAATCAGGAGATGACATTAAAGTGATTGATGTTCGAGAACCAGCTGAATATGCATTCGCTAGAATTCCTAAAGCACAATCAATGCCATTAGGCGAGCTTGACTCACGAATTAAAGAGCTAAACGAAGATGATGACATTTATGTCGTTTGTCGTACAGGAAATCGTAGTAACATGGCCGCTCAATTACTAGAAGAAAGAGGCTTTAAAAATGTAACGAACGTTAAGCCAGGAATGTCCGAATGGCAAGGCGAAACCGAGTCAGATTAA
- a CDS encoding DsrE/DsrF/DrsH-like family protein, translating into MSNKVAIIAANGGLFDAYKVYNLATAAAASGSEVTVFFTFEGLQLIHKEGHKQLPMPEGAEHMQEGFQKANVPSIEELVTTAQDLGVKFIGCQMTMDVMDLEKDAFVDGVEVGGAASFLDFAKDANTTLTF; encoded by the coding sequence ATGAGTAACAAAGTAGCGATTATTGCGGCAAACGGTGGTTTATTCGATGCCTATAAAGTATATAACTTGGCGACTGCCGCGGCAGCGTCTGGATCAGAAGTGACAGTATTCTTTACTTTTGAGGGGTTACAGCTCATTCATAAAGAAGGGCACAAGCAGCTTCCAATGCCTGAAGGAGCAGAGCATATGCAAGAAGGCTTCCAAAAAGCTAACGTTCCTTCTATTGAAGAACTTGTGACAACTGCACAAGACTTAGGAGTAAAATTTATCGGTTGTCAAATGACAATGGACGTTATGGACCTTGAAAAAGATGCATTCGTTGATGGAGTTGAAGTTGGCGGTGCAGCATCATTCCTAGATTTCGCGAAAGATGCAAATACAACATTAACGTTCTAA